One window from the genome of Streptomyces sp. WZ-12 encodes:
- a CDS encoding acyltransferase has product MARIYEIDGVAPRVHPLAYVHPDAVLIGDVTIGPDAYIAPLASLRGDFGAIRIGAGANVQDGCVLHCFPDTTTIVEEDGHIGHGTVLHGCRIGAGALIGMNSVIMDGAVVGERSFVAANSFVKSGFEVPARHLALGSPARTARELTDDEMAWKANGTRLYQELGRRSVKTLRPVPDDAHHAWPALTGDGGQRVQTPPDGRTAAAHVPLNQYRAAANAAREEER; this is encoded by the coding sequence GTGGCCCGCATCTATGAGATCGACGGCGTGGCGCCGCGCGTGCACCCTCTGGCCTACGTCCACCCGGACGCCGTCCTGATCGGGGACGTCACCATCGGGCCCGATGCCTATATCGCCCCGCTGGCCAGCCTCCGGGGCGACTTCGGGGCGATCCGCATTGGCGCCGGCGCCAACGTCCAGGACGGTTGCGTACTGCACTGCTTCCCCGACACCACAACCATCGTGGAGGAGGACGGGCACATCGGGCACGGCACCGTGCTGCACGGTTGCCGGATCGGGGCCGGTGCCCTGATCGGCATGAACTCCGTGATCATGGACGGCGCGGTGGTCGGCGAGCGGTCCTTCGTCGCCGCGAACAGCTTCGTCAAGTCCGGCTTCGAGGTGCCCGCCCGCCATCTGGCCCTGGGCAGCCCGGCCCGCACGGCGCGCGAGCTCACCGACGACGAGATGGCCTGGAAGGCCAACGGCACGCGTCTGTACCAGGAGTTGGGGAGGCGCAGCGTCAAGACCCTGCGCCCGGTCCCCGACGACGCCCACCATGCCTGGCCCGCCCTCACCGGCGACGGCGGACAGCGCGTCCAGACCCCACCGGACGGACGCACCGCCGCTGCACACGTACCGCTGAACCAGTACCGCGCCGCGGCCAACGCGGCGCGCGAGGAGGAAAGATGA
- a CDS encoding cupin domain-containing protein: MTEPQPTFRVIRANETSLDTQQSPGAQRMAAVSATTTDAKRIWFGRVTNEPGMRSVPHHHGEAETAGYVVNGRMRIYHGEGFKEYVDLDEGDFVYLPPYFPHIEANLSDTAELVLLAARTPDNIVENLDDPDQLDHWHPTQ; this comes from the coding sequence ATGACGGAGCCTCAGCCGACCTTCCGGGTCATCCGGGCCAATGAGACCTCGCTTGACACGCAGCAGTCGCCCGGCGCCCAGCGGATGGCCGCGGTGAGCGCGACGACGACGGACGCCAAGCGGATCTGGTTCGGCCGGGTGACCAATGAGCCCGGCATGAGGTCCGTGCCGCACCACCACGGCGAGGCCGAGACCGCGGGCTATGTCGTCAACGGGCGGATGCGTATCTACCACGGCGAGGGCTTCAAGGAGTATGTCGACCTGGACGAGGGCGACTTCGTCTACCTCCCACCGTACTTCCCGCACATCGAGGCCAATCTCAGTGACACCGCCGAGCTGGTGCTGCTCGCCGCACGCACCCCGGACAACATCGTGGAGAACCTCGACGACCCCGACCAGTTGGACCACTGGCACCCCACGCAGTGA
- a CDS encoding LysR family transcriptional regulator, producing the protein MLDFRRLHVLHAVAREGSMTRAAKALAFTPSAVSQHISSLEHQAGTPLLIRLKRGVQLTDAGRLLVEHTEAMLQRLATAQHELDDLIHLRAGRLRMATFPSAGARLLPAAITAFRRSHPDVELTLHSHSSDRSVELLRSGQLDLAVLYTYDFADLVDLTGINAVPLLQDTMHVALPAGHPLSDRSEVSAAQLRGEAWIQNHDPMCSRMLSHICGLAGFAPKVVFDSDDYATVSRLVEAGLGVAAVPSLAVDQMTHGVSVKPFAPRTARQVYATTTAEPTPAVHAMLDILTGLPQ; encoded by the coding sequence ATGCTGGATTTTCGTCGCCTCCACGTCCTACACGCCGTAGCGCGAGAGGGCTCCATGACCCGGGCTGCCAAGGCACTCGCCTTCACGCCCTCGGCGGTCTCCCAGCACATCAGCTCCCTGGAACACCAAGCCGGCACCCCCCTCCTGATCCGCCTCAAGCGCGGCGTCCAACTCACGGACGCCGGCCGGCTCTTGGTCGAGCACACCGAGGCCATGCTGCAACGCCTGGCCACCGCCCAACACGAGCTCGACGACCTCATCCACCTACGAGCCGGCCGGCTGCGGATGGCGACGTTCCCCTCCGCCGGAGCGCGCCTCCTCCCAGCGGCCATCACCGCGTTCCGCCGCAGCCACCCCGACGTCGAGCTGACCCTGCACAGCCACTCCTCCGATCGCAGCGTCGAGCTCCTGCGCAGCGGTCAACTCGACCTGGCCGTGCTCTACACCTACGACTTCGCCGACCTCGTCGACCTCACCGGCATCAACGCCGTACCGCTCCTCCAGGACACCATGCACGTCGCACTACCGGCCGGTCATCCGCTCTCCGACCGCAGCGAGGTCAGCGCCGCACAACTACGCGGCGAAGCCTGGATCCAGAACCACGACCCGATGTGCTCACGCATGCTCTCCCACATCTGCGGCCTGGCGGGATTCGCCCCCAAGGTGGTGTTCGACAGCGACGACTACGCCACGGTCAGCCGACTCGTCGAGGCCGGGCTCGGTGTCGCAGCCGTCCCCAGCCTTGCCGTCGACCAGATGACGCACGGGGTTTCGGTCAAGCCGTTCGCCCCACGCACGGCCCGTCAGGTCTACGCCACCACGACCGCCGAGCCGACCCCGGCCGTCCACGCCATGCTCGACATCCTCACCGGCCTGCCGCAGTAA
- a CDS encoding chorismate mutase translates to MSDGNIPTAQAPAAPDLDQEIDRHRRRIDELDAQLATLFHQRRAHSRRIQDLRTDAARDRLDGRREERVRARYRAALGADGDQLAAAILWLCRGGEPGDWTRPGAAGKERTAHANGPEVKSGPHL, encoded by the coding sequence GTGTCTGACGGCAACATCCCCACCGCCCAGGCACCCGCCGCACCTGACCTGGACCAGGAGATCGACCGCCACCGCCGACGCATCGACGAACTCGACGCCCAACTCGCGACCCTGTTCCACCAGCGCCGCGCACACTCCCGACGCATACAGGACCTGCGGACGGACGCCGCCCGCGACCGTCTCGACGGCCGCCGGGAGGAGCGGGTGCGCGCCCGCTACCGGGCGGCGCTCGGCGCGGACGGCGATCAACTGGCCGCGGCGATCCTGTGGTTGTGCCGGGGCGGCGAGCCGGGGGATTGGACGCGACCAGGTGCGGCCGGCAAGGAGCGCACGGCGCACGCGAACGGACCGGAGGTGAAGAGTGGCCCGCATCTATGA
- a CDS encoding CGNR zinc finger domain-containing protein: MGEADLYDRRLDFPFHSGRPCLDFAGTMGRRGHHDIERIATGDHVKRWGVEAGLLPPDGAPVPVTEHTARQARALRESIYRAVRAKMAGTAPHPEDTATVNRWARRAPLPLALSADGRGLDWAGTESVLGMLASLARDAVELLTGVDALRLRECAGPTCTVIFLDQSRTNNRRWCSMDLCGNRDKKASFRRKERINKG, from the coding sequence ATGGGTGAAGCAGACCTGTATGACCGCCGGTTGGACTTCCCGTTCCATTCGGGGCGACCGTGCCTGGACTTCGCGGGCACGATGGGGCGACGCGGACACCATGACATCGAGCGCATCGCGACCGGCGACCACGTGAAGCGGTGGGGGGTCGAGGCCGGCCTGTTGCCGCCGGACGGTGCGCCCGTGCCGGTCACCGAACACACCGCACGCCAGGCACGTGCGCTGCGCGAATCCATCTACCGTGCCGTCCGCGCCAAGATGGCCGGCACCGCCCCTCATCCCGAGGACACCGCCACGGTCAACCGATGGGCGCGCCGCGCACCGCTACCGCTGGCGCTCAGCGCCGATGGTCGCGGTCTGGACTGGGCCGGCACGGAATCGGTACTGGGCATGCTGGCATCCCTGGCCCGGGACGCGGTGGAGCTGCTCACGGGCGTTGACGCGCTGCGGCTGCGCGAGTGTGCGGGGCCGACCTGCACGGTGATCTTCCTGGACCAATCCCGAACGAACAACAGGCGGTGGTGCTCGATGGACCTGTGCGGCAATCGGGACAAGAAAGCCAGCTTCAGACGGAAGGAGAGGATCAACAAGGGCTGA
- a CDS encoding response regulator transcription factor, protein MSINGTPYVLARPPVGACDPPCAQPSDSRPKLTEREIQVLTAIVKGMSNRRIGRELRISEHTVKAHIRSIFHKLRVVSRTQAAIIGLQAGVVPPA, encoded by the coding sequence ATGTCTATCAATGGAACCCCCTACGTCTTAGCCAGACCCCCGGTCGGCGCATGTGACCCACCATGCGCCCAACCAAGCGATTCTCGACCGAAGTTGACGGAACGTGAGATCCAGGTTCTCACGGCGATCGTCAAAGGGATGTCAAACCGTCGGATCGGGCGCGAGTTGCGGATCTCCGAGCACACCGTCAAGGCCCACATCCGATCGATCTTCCACAAGCTCCGGGTGGTCTCGCGCACCCAGGCCGCCATCATCGGCCTCCAGGCAGGTGTCGTCCCACCGGCCTGA
- a CDS encoding MFS transporter translates to MSGDSARSTGGGVGGRSRQLAVAVYGSVVLVFATINAVNLALPSLSASALHPSPTAMLWIVDAYAIVFACLLIPAGVVGDRFGRKRTLISGLVVFAIGALASALAPGTSVLLGARALTGAGAAFVLPTTLALLLAVIPQEGRAKAVATWTAMASVGGVAGNLGSGIVLQFLPWPALFGLLAVVACGLAVLAARGAPRTPGRPMVLDPVGALLLALTLLGLLYAIIEGPERGWTSAPVLSSAVAAVVLLVGFAGWELRHREPMLDPRVFALRELRAGTLGVTVVFVAVFALFYTNAQYLQYAKGFSALLTGVAVLPYAIGTFVASRNSVRLTERLGRRVVVSAGLVLTVLALVLLSTASAGTPYWLYACYLLVFAAGAGVAVPPMSTGILSSLPPHRAGLGSGLNSATRELGSALGVAVLGTVMNVRFASRLPKSVEGGEGAGHGHGSVGAALNAASRLSATEHGRVIDAFTQAMGDGYRAVGVVVLAGAVLVMVWFRPRRGGATGAAT, encoded by the coding sequence GTGTCGGGCGACTCGGCCCGGTCCACGGGCGGGGGCGTCGGCGGCCGTTCGCGCCAGTTGGCGGTGGCCGTGTACGGGTCGGTCGTGTTGGTGTTCGCGACGATCAACGCCGTCAACCTCGCGTTGCCCAGCCTCTCGGCGAGTGCCCTGCACCCCTCACCAACGGCCATGTTGTGGATCGTCGACGCCTACGCCATCGTCTTCGCCTGTCTGCTCATCCCGGCCGGGGTGGTCGGCGACCGCTTCGGGCGCAAGCGGACGCTGATCAGCGGTCTGGTGGTGTTCGCCATCGGCGCGTTGGCCTCGGCCTTGGCGCCGGGCACGAGCGTACTGCTGGGCGCCAGGGCGCTCACCGGCGCCGGCGCAGCCTTCGTGCTGCCAACCACTCTGGCGTTGCTGTTGGCCGTCATCCCCCAGGAGGGCCGCGCCAAGGCGGTGGCCACGTGGACGGCGATGGCCTCGGTCGGCGGGGTCGCCGGCAACCTCGGCAGTGGGATCGTGCTGCAATTCCTCCCGTGGCCAGCGTTGTTCGGGCTGTTGGCGGTGGTGGCCTGCGGCCTTGCGGTGCTGGCGGCGCGTGGGGCGCCGCGTACCCCGGGACGTCCGATGGTGTTGGATCCGGTGGGCGCGCTGCTGCTGGCCCTGACGCTGCTCGGGCTGCTGTACGCGATCATCGAGGGACCGGAGCGGGGTTGGACGTCCGCTCCGGTGCTGTCCTCGGCGGTGGCGGCCGTGGTGCTGCTGGTCGGGTTCGCCGGGTGGGAACTGCGCCACCGGGAGCCGATGTTGGACCCGCGGGTGTTCGCCCTGCGTGAGCTGCGCGCAGGGACGCTCGGGGTGACGGTGGTGTTCGTGGCGGTGTTCGCGCTGTTCTACACCAACGCCCAGTACCTGCAGTACGCCAAGGGGTTCTCCGCGCTGCTGACCGGGGTTGCGGTACTGCCGTACGCCATCGGTACGTTCGTGGCCTCGCGCAACAGCGTGCGGCTGACCGAGCGGCTGGGCAGGCGCGTGGTGGTGTCGGCGGGGTTGGTGCTGACGGTCCTCGCGTTGGTGTTGCTCTCCACGGCGAGTGCCGGCACGCCGTACTGGCTGTATGCGTGTTACCTGTTGGTCTTCGCCGCGGGTGCTGGCGTGGCCGTGCCGCCGATGTCCACTGGGATCCTCTCGTCACTGCCGCCGCATCGGGCAGGCCTGGGCTCCGGGCTCAACAGCGCCACCCGTGAACTGGGCAGTGCACTGGGGGTGGCCGTGCTGGGAACGGTGATGAACGTGCGGTTCGCCAGCCGTCTGCCGAAGTCCGTCGAGGGCGGTGAAGGGGCCGGTCACGGGCACGGTTCGGTGGGGGCGGCGCTGAACGCCGCGTCGCGGCTGAGCGCGACGGAGCACGGGCGGGTCATCGATGCCTTCACCCAGGCAATGGGCGACGGCTACCGGGCCGTGGGCGTCGTGGTGTTGGCGGGTGCGGTGTTGGTGATGGTCTGGTTCCGCCCGCGTCGGGGCGGGGCGACGGGTGCGGCCACGTAA
- a CDS encoding response regulator transcription factor — protein MSCGTLRWDGADDDGNSEERRPPAAQLTRREAEVAQGIAAGLSNRGIGRQLGISERTVKVHVRSIFIKMDVSSRTEAAVRALREGHIAMPPAAPDEA, from the coding sequence ATGAGTTGCGGCACGTTACGTTGGGACGGCGCGGACGACGACGGCAATTCCGAGGAACGGCGGCCGCCGGCAGCACAGTTGACCCGACGTGAAGCCGAGGTCGCGCAGGGGATTGCTGCGGGGCTTTCGAATCGCGGAATCGGTCGCCAGTTGGGAATATCCGAGCGGACGGTAAAAGTGCACGTCCGGTCGATATTCATCAAGATGGATGTGTCCTCGCGCACCGAAGCCGCGGTACGGGCGCTGCGCGAAGGGCACATTGCGATGCCGCCCGCCGCACCCGATGAGGCATGA